The uncultured Sunxiuqinia sp. genomic sequence AAAACCTGATCAGCCCTGGGATTAAACAACTTCAACGCATTGAAATCTTTTTCGGAAGGAGATTTAAATCCTTTAATCCAAATAAACTTGAGATTAAAACGGAGATCGTGCAAAAAAGGAAAAAACGTTTGAACAGACCTTAAAAATCTTTTCATTCAATAAAAAATTTAAGCCTGAATTCAATGAATCCAAGCTCAGTAAGTAACCTTCATTTAGAACTGAAAGATAAAAATTTTCAGGCTGATTATTATTCCCGTCATAAAATAATTCAAGCTATGGCGCCAGAAATTGGCTTCATACCGCTTTCATTTTTAGCCACAGCAGGTTTTTACACTAAAAAAATCAAGCTGACTTATGCTCAGGCTAGGTTCCCGATCAAGTCAAATTCAGTAGAATCCGTAATACTCACTTGATAAAAATTGCCAATTTTAATGCTGTCATTTTTTTCAACCAATACTTCACCATCGACTTCCGGAGAATCATATTCACTGCGGCCAACAAAGTAGTCAGCTTCCTCCCGGTCAACCAAAACATTTAAAACCTGTCCAATCTTCTTTGTATTCAATTCCTCCGATATTCCCTGCTGAATCTCCATGAGTTCAGCGGCACGTGCTTGTTTTACATCTTCAGGAACATCATCCGTGTACATTTTAAACGCATAAGTATCGTCTTCATTAGAATATGCAAAAACACCCATGCGGTCGAATTTCTGCTCTTTTACAAAGGCTTTCAATTCCTCAAAATCCTCATCAGTCTCACCCGGATGCCCAACCAGAAATGTTGTTCGCAAGGCTATTCCCGGTACTTCTTCCCTTATTTTTTCAATCAGGTCAATGGTTTCCTGTTTGGTTATTTTTCGGCGCATACGTCCCAACATGGGGTCGCTAATGTGCTGAAGTGGCAAATCTAAATAGCTTGCAACATTTTTCCGTTCGCGGATAACCTTTAGCAAGTCCATCGGGAATTTTGACGGGTAAGCGTAATGCAAACGAATCCATTCTAATCCATGAACATCTGCCAGTTGGTCTATCAGTTCGGCCAGCTTACTTTCGCCATACATATCGATTCCGTAGTACGATAAATCCTGAGCAATAACCAGCAATTCCTTGGTACCGCCTTCAACCAGATTTTTAGTTTCTTCAACCAAACTATCGATGCTACGGGATTTGTGAATGCCTGTAAATTGCGGAATGGCACAAAAAGAACAGTGGCGATTACAGCCTTCACTAATTTTCAGGTATGAAAAATGAGTTGGTGTAGTTCGCACTCGGTGATACATCTTTTGCTCAAAAAAGTCTGCATTCAGGTCTTTGATAATTTCTTTATAGTCGAATTTACCGTAATATTTATCTACTTCGGGAATTTCCTTTTGTAGGTCTTCTTTATAACGAGCCGACAAGCATCCCATAACCAAAAGCTTATTCAGCTTGCCTTTCTTACGAGCTTCCACGTGGCTTAAAATCGAGTTGATCGATTCCTCTTTGGCATCCATAATGAAACCACAAGTATTTAAAATAACAATATTGGCATCATCATCTTCACTATCATGAACAACCTTAAAACCATTCAAGTCCAGTTGACTCAATAACATTTCGGAGTCAACCAGGTTTTTCGAACATCCTAAGGTGGTAATATTTACTTTTCCTCTTTTCATTTTTATATCTCTGTTTTTTCCTACCCT encodes the following:
- the rimO gene encoding 30S ribosomal protein S12 methylthiotransferase RimO, whose amino-acid sequence is MKRGKVNITTLGCSKNLVDSEMLLSQLDLNGFKVVHDSEDDDANIVILNTCGFIMDAKEESINSILSHVEARKKGKLNKLLVMGCLSARYKEDLQKEIPEVDKYYGKFDYKEIIKDLNADFFEQKMYHRVRTTPTHFSYLKISEGCNRHCSFCAIPQFTGIHKSRSIDSLVEETKNLVEGGTKELLVIAQDLSYYGIDMYGESKLAELIDQLADVHGLEWIRLHYAYPSKFPMDLLKVIRERKNVASYLDLPLQHISDPMLGRMRRKITKQETIDLIEKIREEVPGIALRTTFLVGHPGETDEDFEELKAFVKEQKFDRMGVFAYSNEDDTYAFKMYTDDVPEDVKQARAAELMEIQQGISEELNTKKIGQVLNVLVDREEADYFVGRSEYDSPEVDGEVLVEKNDSIKIGNFYQVSITDSTEFDLIGNLA